AGCATGACGACATAGAAGGACTCATTGCGCTGCTTAAAGAAGAAGCTACCCTCTCCATGCCCCCTTACGCCGCCTGGTATCAGGGGCTGGCCGCCATCCGGGCCATCCTGGCCACCTGCCCTTTCCAGTCTGGGAGGCCCCAGCAGTGGCGTCTCTTGCCAACCGCGGCCAACGGGCAGCCCGCCTTTGCGGTCTATCGTCACAATGCCGCCCGAGATGCCTACATGGCCTATGGCATCCAGATGGTCAGCCTGGAGAAAAGCGCCGCCACAGCCGCCAGAGTCATCACCAGCATCATCATGTTCCACGATGCCGCACTTGTCGCCCGCTTTGGGCTGCCGGAACAGCTCCCTATCTCTTCGGAGCGGTACCACCCGGCAGGCAGCGCATTCGTAGCGCCACCGCCAACGTAGACATTGGGCTACGCCGGCATCGTCGTCACCGACCCCGTGGGAGCGTGCCCCACCTGATACGGCATCGTTCACAATAATGTCACGCCGTTCATCTTCGCGGCCCTGGCCCTGGAAATCTTCACCCTCTTTGAGCAGCTCAACGCCGCTGGCAAAACCATCATCTGTCTCACCCATGATCGTGGCCTGGCCGCCCATGCCAGCCCAGGACCGGCCTGTCTGAGAAGGGAGCAAGACAGGCTGAGGTCAACCACCAGAAAAGCCATCCAGGATCTGCTTCGGCGCAGACTACGCACAGCCCTGACCATCCTGGAGATTGCCATTGGCGTCATAGGATTCGCCGCCGTCATGCTGGCTGCAATCGCCTGGCTGCTGGCCCTGGTGCTGGGCCTCCCAGCGGGCTACAGTTTTCCCCTGCGCCTGAGAGAAGCTTTTGCTTGTCACTACACTTCATAATCAACTTGCTTATCATGCTGGCCATGCTGGCTCTTGATCCTGCTGCTAGCCAGCCTCGGCCCGGTCTGAAGCGCTGCCTGCCTCAGTGCAGTGCAGACACAAGGCACAATCGGCCAGCACCCCAGTAGGAGACCGCTCGCTGGCCGCAGGGCAAGCTAATCGACCATCCGTAGCTTGCAAGGGGTGGGATCGATGGCCACCAGGAAAGGCTGTATCATCCCATCCAGAGCAACAATCGCCTGACCTGGGGCCAGATTGGGTAGCCGCGTCCAGAGTCCCTCATCGATGCCGCCGATGCTCCGCTTCAGACGGCTGATCACGTTGGCATCGGTGATCTTATGGAGAACCACATTGTTAATGAGACCCAACACCTCGTCGGGCAGATGCTGCGGTAGCTGAGTCACAAAGACCAATCCCAGCCAGCGCTTACGCCCCCGCCGGGCCATGCGAGCCACCTGCTCGAACAGGGTTGGCATCTGGCGCACACGCTCCGCCGACAGGAACTCGTGCGCTTCTTCGATGATCACCATGACAGGGACCAATCCCTTGCCCTCTTTGACGGCCTGCGTCTGATCGGCTCCTGACGACGGTGTCGCCTGCCGCTCTGGCTGTCGCTCGAGCTGGGCATAGCGCTCATCCTGATGGCGATGCACTCCGCGTAGCAGCTCGGCGATCACCAGATTATTGATCTGTGGCGAGTCGGTATCGCTGAGGTCAATAATCGCAACCTGTCCTTGGTGCAGCATCTGGTCATACCGCAGCGGCTGGGCCTTGCGATTATCGAAAATGCGCAGATTCAGCAAGCGCCTGAGCTTCCCCTGCAGGGCTCGCCAGCTCGAGGGCGCTCCTGGCAGTCCCTTGGCTGCAGACTTAATCTTCTGAATGACGGTCTGGGAGGCTCCTTTCAAGTCTGGGCTACTGAACTCGATGTTTCCCTCGACCTTCTCGACGAGGGAAGTGCAGGCGCGGACCACATCATAGATGTGCTCCAGGCGCATGCCTCGATATCCCTCCTCTAGCTCATCCAGCTCCAACAGCCAGCTGGCATCTTCTCCAGCTCTCGGCGAGATTTTTAATTCATGCAAAATTTGCTTAGTAATATCGTAGGCACGTAGATAGCGCTCTTGCTGGGCCTCTGTCATCTCCAGCAGCTCGCACACAAGATACGGGGAGAGCTGCTCAAACAGGAGACAGAAGGGCTGGACGGTGGCCTGCTTCGGCTGCGGATTGGCGGTGCGGCGTCCTACCAGATGATAGATAGTGACCTGCCCCACGCCAGCAGGCTGCTTTCGGCGCCGCTCCAGAGCGGCGAGCATCGTTGCATCGTCCGTCGGTTCGTCAATAGTGGTATATTCTCCTTCGGTATCGATGAGTATCGTGGCGAAGCCCTGGCACTGGAGCTGACTCACCAGTCCGGAAACGGTCGTTGACTTGCCGCCGCCAGTTGTCCCGAGGATGCCGACATGGCGACACCAGAGCGACTTGCGCCTGGCGGGGACGCGCACGACCAGCTCCTCATGGCCAATGGCCAGGCCCAGCTCGATTTCTCCGTCCAATTTGAGCACACGGGCCATTTCTTCGCTGGTGAGCACGTAGACGGGGCTCTTGGGCAATGGGCGGAAGCGCTGCGGAACCAGCTGGCCGCCTTTGCCTCCTAGCTCCTCGCCCAGGAGCTGGACCTGGACGCGCCCGTGATAGTCTGGCAGGAAAACAGTGCCGTAGACGGAAGTCGTGACCACGATTGGCGAGTCGCCGCGGATGCCATCCGGTTCGGCAAATGGCCCGCGGACGACGATCCCCAGGTAGGAGCGCCCGTCAGTGCTCTCGATGCGGACCGGTGCCTGCGCAGGCACTTTCCCGATATTGGCCTGCGGGAGGACAACAGTCACGGTATTATCTTCGCTGGCCGGGGTGTCGAACAGGGTTTGACCCACATAGCCAGGGCCGTAATCTCGCTCCTGCCATTCACCGCCGGCGTGCTCTGCATCCTCTGCGAGGCGCGCGAAGACCTCGCGAGGGAAGGGCTTGATAGTCTCTTCTCCTCCTCCTCTCCCGTCTTCCTTCTCCTCAATCCGCTTCGCGGCGCCCTCTGCTGGTGCGCCGTTGCGATGACGCTGCGTCTGCGCGGGTTTTGCCGGGGGCAGCTCCTCAAAGGGCCAGAGGGAATTGTTGGAATCATCGTGCTGCTTCTTCATTGTGCGGCCTGCTACTTTCTGGCGCGTGTCCGGCGCTCACTCACAAAGCGGAATGGTTCACCTGCATGGACGTAGGCCGTGTGAATGGCATCTTCAAAGATGTCGTTGCCGAAGACCACGCGGCAGATGGCGTCTGCCAGATCGATGAGCAAGGGAAAGCCCCGGTGCTTGTGCAAGACACTATCTGCCAGAGCGATCAGCGCGGCCTCAAAGATATGGTCGATGTGACTATAGAAGATGTAAGGCTGGGCATAGGCCGAAGCGCGGTAGACACCCATCACCACCTGCGAGCCGACTTCGTGGCTGAAGTGCTCTGCCTGCTGTTTGAATTGAGCGGGATAGTGTCCCCTGGTGGCGATCTCAAGCAGCTGGTCCTCGATGGTCTCCAGAACGAGAAACTCCAGGGGCTCAAGGGCCTGGCCGATGGTCAGCCAATGGCGCCGCTGAGTGTCGCTCTGGACAAAGACCACCTTGCGATGACCAAGGAGCAGCTCCTCCAGCATGGCCAGGCTGCGCGTGAACAACTCCATGCTGCCCGAGCCAGTAAGCAGCTCATAGGGGACGGGAGGGCCGTGGCCCAGGCGCCAGGGCGCCTGAGCCTTCCAGGTGAGCACCGCCCGTTCAGCATAGCTCATGATGCCGCGGCGGGCCAGCATGCTCAAGCGGCTCTGTTCCTCGACCTCGATACTGCCGCGCTGGCTACGCTTTTCCAGCAGCGCCAGCAGATCCTCCAGTGGCTTACCGGTCGTCGCTCGCAGGTCGCGGCGAAAGAGACGCTGCGACCAGGACCCCTGGTCACCCTGATAGGAGACCAGGCAGACCCCTAACTGCGTGATCGTGATGGGCAGGCTATCGTAGCGCTGGCTCGTGCCATCACAGGCCTCGACCGCTCCGTTAAAGAGCAGGGCGCGGTGAGCGTAACGCAGGTCATCAAGCGAGACCCGATAGCACCCGGCGCCCCGCGCAGCGCCAGGGCGCCTGGCAAGGCGCGGAAAGACCTCGCGGCGAATTGGTTCGCGCTGAGCCCGCTCAAAGACCGCCGCCTCCCTGATTTCGGCCTCTAGTTTGCGATAGAGAGCCTCTAGATCACTACCTCCCTGCCACCTCTCAATGTCCAGCGTTTCCTCAAGCGACTCCCCATATGCCTCCTTATAGGTACGGGCATCCACCAGCGATGGCTCATCTTCTGGAGGCATCTCATCCACTCCTTCATTGAACAACCAATCCTGCAGCGTTTCTACTACATATTCCCTTCCTCCCGGAAAAGTGCGACAGATTCTGTAAATAGCCGGCGTCAATTATAAAAGCCGAGCAGATGAGCGATAGAGCGCTGGGTTGTCGCCGGAAAGAGCAGCGTGGCGTAGCCCTGAGCAATGGCCGGCGGCAGGCCATAGGTGACAACCAGCAGGCGCCGGGCGATGTGCCTCCTCTCAGCCGAGTCTGCGCCTTTCTGGAGCTGCTGGTCGACCTGCGAGAGCAGCCGCCTGGCGGGTGCGAGCAGTTCGAGGGCCAGGCGATCGGCCTCTCGCTCAGCGCGCAGCAGGGCACTGACCCGCTCCATATCTGCGGTTGTCCGCGGTAACAGGTCCAGATAGAAGCCGAGCTTGCAGCTGGCCAGGATGGCATTAAGCCGCTCCTCGAAGGTAGGAGGGCGCTCGCCATCGAGCACAGGAAGAATCGAAGGTCCCAGGCGCCGGATAGCGCGTTGCCGGGGCCGGAGGTAGTCGTGCAGAAAATGAGCTAGCTCGTGGGCCAGGGTATAGCGCTGCTCTTCGGGCGGATCGCTGCGATCCACAAAGATCAATCCATGTCCTCGCACTGCGATGAGGCAACCGTGAAGCGGGCGTTCAGCACAGCTGGAGCAGTAAGCGATTCCCCGCTGCTGCAGCCAGCGCTCAACTCGCTCCACGCTCAAGCGCGTGAGCGAGAAGATCGCGACCGGATAGGCGCGTCCGGCGATCGGAGCCAGATCACAGGGATAGGTTGGCGCACAGGCAACGGAGCGCCAGAAAGCGGCGGCCTCCTCCGTTACCCAGGCCGGCAGGGAAATCATCATGGCCCTTGCTCCTCCTCGCGATCGCGCGCTGCCTGCAGCAGGCTATCTCTCTGAGAAGCGCGCGCCATGTGGGTCTGCAAAGCCGCCATCGCCTCGACCTGGCGAAGCAAGGCCAGCAGGCGCCCATCCTTCAGCTGAAAGTGTCGAGTCAGTTGCTCTACATCGTCCAGGAAAGTCGCTGAGGTCCCCACGGGCCGGCGACACAGGGCAAGACGCGGCAGATCCTCTGGCGCACAGCCAAGGTCATGAGCCAGCCCTTGCTCATCAAGCTGATGCAGATCCTGATACTGGCGCAGGGCGCTGGCCAGGAAAAAGCTTCTCTGAGCCGCCCGCTGGGCCGCATAGACCAGCGCCGGTGAAGGGTTACTTCTCATCAAAGCGTACTCCGTGCCTCTTGAGTCGTAGACGCAAGCGATCCTTCACTCGCTTGACTTGCTTGCGCTGCTCCTCAATGGACAAGTATGTCAGTCCCAGTTCCGCCGCGTAGGCACTTGTCCGCCTCTCCCCCTGGAGCATGAGGACGACAATGCGCCATTCGATGGGTGTAAATGTCTCGCTGCGCAGGCGCTGAAGCAGCTCCTGCAGCGGTGGGGCACTCAGCGCAAGCCTTGCTTCCGCTTCCTGCCAGGGCCTCACCTCTTCTATGGAACTATTCCCTGCTGAGAGGGGAAGTGCGACAGAAGAAAGAGGAAGCTGGCGTTGCTGCTCGCGTTGGTAACGGCTGAGGGCGTTACGAAGATCGCCTTCGGCATTCATCATGAGGTAGTGCCACAGGCTGCCGCGCTCTGGCCGATAACGCTCCGGGTGTTCAAGGAACGTCAGCACTGAGTCTGTAACGGCATCCTGAATCAACTGAGGATCTGGAACGGAGGCATAGCGCAGGCGCAGCTGAGCGGTTAATGGATCAAGAACCAGCTCCGCAAAGTCGTCCGGTGCAGTGGGATCTTGAGCGAGCAAACGCTGATAGACAGCCTCTAGTTCCTGGGTTGATGGGGGTGACACTGGCAGACCCATCGGGGCCTCCTTTGGTGGGAACAACGCCGGACAAACGAAGCGCACCCGTTCGCCAGGGAGGGCGAAAGAGTGACTTCTGGCCTGTCCTCCTTCCTGCTGCTCTCGGCTATCAGCCTCAGAGGGAGGAAAGGGTAACGATCGTTTCGGTATGCATGCGCCTCTTCAGCAATGCCTGGTGAGCGGTACGTGGTGGTGGCAGGTAGCGACGGTTGGGAGGCAGTTCCCGCTCTTCCCAGCGCTCTAGCCGGAACCCCTGCCGCTGCGCCAGCAGCCAGAACAAACGGGCGTTCTGCAGGAAGGCGCCTCGCAGGCAGGAATTGCCCAGCACCACGATGGCGCGTCCGCCCGGGCGCAGCACGCGCCGCATCTCTGTGAGCAACGCCGCCAGATCCAGCAAGTAGCGCAGCAGCATCCCCTGCTCGCGGCTGGGCAGCTGCAGGAGCGTCTCCTGGCAAGCGGGGATCTCCTGCAGGGCCGTCAGGTCTGCGCCTGGGAGCGGCCCACGCTCGGCCCCGATACTGTTCGCCCGGATGGCGCGCAGCTCCCGCAAGCGGTAGCCGAGCCAGACCAGGGCCAGACGGTGCCCGCGCAGATAGTCGATGGCATTGAGATAGGGCGGAGAGGTCAGCACGACGTCGACGCTGTGATCGGCCAGCGAGGCCAGGTGGCGGGCGTCCTCTAAAGCGATCTCCGCTGCGCCGGCCTGGGGTGGCTGCGCTTCCAATCGGCTGGCGATCAGTTCCACGGCGCGAAGGAAGCCGTCCCGAACGGAGAAGGGCGTGTTCAGGCGCGTGCGGTGCGGGCGGCTGTGGGAGACATCGCGAGCCAGGGAGGCGCCCAGATCTTTGGTGATAATGATGCGGCTCAGGGCCAGCCGGAGGGCATCGCCGAGGGGGCCGTCCTCGTCGCGCAGGGCGGCGCTGAGGAGGCGGAGTGCTCCTTGTTGCGGTTCGGCAAACCAGTAATGGACGAAAGCGGCGGTCTCGGGATCGTCGTCGATCCAGGGCAGCGGGACCGGCGTCGCAGCGCCGCTGAGGCGCGCCACCAGCTGGTGGGCCCGTTGACGCAGCTGATCTGTATCCAGGGGGGTGGTCCAGACCCGGGCCATCAGGACGGCCAACGGGTCGATGTCGCGGCCAATGGCGCGCAGGCCGTGGTTGAGGGCCGCTCTCAGGACGGTGCCCGACCCCATCATCGGGTCCAGGACGATGCTGCCCGCCGGGAACTGGGCCAGCTCGCTCAGCGCGACCTCGGGGGCCATCCGCGCTGGAAAGGGGTGCACGGGCTTCAGGTCTGTCATCGCTCTTCCTGACTTTCCTTGCCGTAGGGGCGCTCAATGGTCTTCCGCCGGCTAGAGGCTGTGCCTGACTGCCGTTGTCCCTGCCTTGCCTTGCCATAGCGAAGAACGGGCGCGCGTCGCTGACGTATTGCAGTGAGATCTATCGATCGCTCAATTGTATTATATCACAGGATCTGCTGATCGTTAGGCTGGCTCATCTTCCTCACCTTGTGGCTGCTGAAAGAGTAGAACAGCATGGCTGCCCTGTCCCATCAGCTCTAGCCAATCTCTGCGACTACAGACTTTCTTATAGCGTGGAAGAACTGGCTGACCGGCGACCAGCCGGTCAGCCAGTTCGCTGCTCACGCAGGCCACTTTTCCCTTGAGGTGATCATTGTTTTGGTGGCCCCCCTTGATTTTTGATGGCCGGGACAGTAAAATGTCATTATGTTATGACATTTCAGAGAGCGGCGGAGGGAAGAGAGCGATGGCGGAGCCTCGCTATCGAGCGGCATCCAAAAGCAGCCCGGTGCCCATGCACTTCCAGGTCGAGCGAGACATGCGCGAGCGCATCCTCAATGGCACCTGGAAACCGGGGCAGCAACTTCCAGGAGAGATGGAGCTATGCAACCTCTACGGAGTCAGCCGTACCACGGTCCGTCAGGCTCTAGCGGTGCTGGTCGACGAGGGGCTGATCGTACGAGAGCGAGGGCGTGGCTCCTTTGTCCGTGATCTCACCATTACGGCGGGTGCCCGTGGGCTGACCTCCTTTAGCGATGAAATGGCCGCCCGAGGCATGCACGCTGGCGCTCGTGTGCTGAGCATTGGTCTGGAGCCTTCCACTCCCGACATGGCCCAGCGCCTGCATCTGGCTGCTGGCGAGAGCGTCGTCGTCATCCGCCGCGTGCGCTACGCCAACGACACCCCGATCGGCATTCAGACCGCCTATTTACCGGCTGCGCGCTTTCCCGGGCTAGAGCGGGCCGACCTCAACGAGCGCTCGCTCTACCAGTATCTGGAAGAGCGCTACGGTGTTGTGCCAGCTGAGGCCGTCGAAATCTTCGCGATGACCAGCATCAGCGGCCAGCAAGCGCAGCTGCTGCAGGTCAGCGAGGGGGCCTGTGGCTTCCACGTCGAGCGTCTGACCTTCGATGAAGCCAAGCAACCCTTTGAATTTGTCGTCTCGATCCTGCGCGGTGACCGCTATCGAGTCCAGCTCTTTCTGCGGGCTTCGCGCAGGCAGCGCTAGCGGCGTGGTGCCGGCTGGAAGGCGCTCTCGCGCACCATCTCTCCAGACTGAAGGAGTGAGCATGCACCAGGAAGTACCCTATCTTTCAGCAGTCGCCCACACCATTGACAAGCTTCAAGAGCAGAGCGAACAGATCCGCCTGGTCGCCGAACGCGCCGCCGACGTGATTGCCGCTCATCACTGGGTGCGCCTCTTTGGCAGCGGGCATTCTGTGCTGCCTGTACAGGACTGCTTCCCGCGCTATGGCGGCTATGTCGGTTTCTACCCGATGATGGACCCGCGGCTGATGTGGACCGCTGTCAGCGGGCCAGGTGGGGCAGAAGAGCTGCTCTGGCTGGAGCGTCAGGAAGACTACATACGCATCTTCTTGCGTCACACACGCTGGGACCCTGCCGACATGCTGATCGTCATCTCGCACGGCGGGCAGAATGCAGCGCCGGTAGAGATGGCCCTGGCGGCCAAGGCGGCGGGCCTCTACGTAGTAGCGATCACTTCCGAGGAGAACCATCGCTATCGGCCTGCCACTCACTCTAGCGGGAAGAAGCTCGGGGACATAGCCGATGTCGTGCTCTTCAACGGGGTCCCCTCAGAGGATGCCGTTGTCGCGGTCCCGGGGGTAGCGGGCAAAGTAGGCGGCCTCTCGACGCTGGCCGCGATCGCCCTGGTGCAGGCCATCGTCTCCGAAACGGCCCTGGCCCTCGCCCGCCGCGGCTACCTGGTCCGGCCCTTCGCCTCTCCCAACACCGAGGGCATCAGTCCCCGCAACAACGAGGAGGTCTACGAAGAATTTCGTCGTCGTTTGTACGGCGCTTGACTGAGAAGCGCTGTCCTGTCCACCATCGCTGTTGCGAGCTTCTTTCTGGCTGATCGATCTCCAACAGCGCCCACTCATGCGATCGGCGGCAGAGGCCAGCGCTCTTCTGGCCGACCCGGCCTGTGAAGCTGTCCCCCGGCCCCGGCCCAGCTCGTGCATGAGATACTTCTCTGGAGGTAGCTATGCTACGCTTTTCACTTACGCGCCCGACGCTGCGAGCCACGCTCGTGCTGGTCCTCTTCTCCCTCCTGCTGGCTGCCTGCGGCGGCACCAGCACAGGCTCATCCTCCGGTAAAGTGACGATTACCTACCTGACGCACTGGTCGGGTCCCCAGGTTGACCAGCTCAACCAGGCTATCAGCACCTATGAAAAGTTGCATCCCGAAGTGACGGTCCAGGTGCGCACCGTGCCGTTCGGCAACCTTTTGACGACGATCACCACCCAGGGGAGCAGTGCCAGCGGGCCGACGATCATGGGGATCTACAATCTCTGGCTGCCTCAGCTCGTGCAGGACGGCCTGGTAGCCCAGGCCCCGACCACCTTTGTCCAGGATATCCAGCGGGCCTATCCGCAGAACGTCGTTTCCGCCGTTCAGGTCGACGGCAAGACCTATGGCTATCCCAACGAAGTTGATCTCTACGCTCTCAATTACAACCAAGCCCTCTTCCGCGAAGCCGGTATAGCCAACCCTCCGGCCACCTGGGACGAACTGGTCAGCGATGCTGTGAAACTGACCAAGCGCGACAGTTCCGGCAAGATTCTCCAGCAGGGCTTTGGCGTCATCATCAGCTGGAATAGCGGCGTCGTCCACCCGTGGCTCTCGCTCGTGGATTCGGACGGCGGCCAGCTCCTGTCTGCCGATCACAAGCCCCTCCTGACCAGCCAGGCGGCCCTTGATGCAGCGAACCTCTACTATCAGCTGATTTTCCAGAAGAAGGTCACCGATCCGGCGATGGGCCAGGCCAACGCCTCGACAACCGGACCCTATCTTGAGAACTTCGTCGCGGGCAAGACGGCGATGATTATTATGGCCAACTGGTGGGAGAGCAACCTCAAGGCCGGCATGGGAGCGCGCTTTAGCGATGTCGGCACGGCTCCTATTCCGGTGGGACCGCACGGCAGCGGCTCCCATAGCGTGTCGTATTCCTGGAGCACGGTCGTCAACGCCAATGCTGACCCGGCCCAGCAAGAGGCGGCCTGGCAGTTCTTGCAGTGGCTCAACGGCCCTCAGAGTGGCAAAAATGGCTCCTCGGCAATGGGTGATATCCTGATGGGGATGGGGATTCTGCCAAGTCGTACCTCGGATCTGGCGGCCCATCAGGCCGACTTGAGCGAGCCGTTCATCAGCACCTATGTCCAGCAGCTCAAGAACAGCGTTCCGTTCCCGACGGTGCTGGGTGGCGATGAACTCACGACCAGCCTGCAGAAGTCGCTGGAGGCGCTCATGTACGGCCAGAGTTCGCCTCAGCAGGCGATGACTCAGGCGCAGAACAACCTCAGCCAGATTCTTAGTCGCTACTATGCCTGATATGGTGTAGGTGGGACGGAACAGGATTCCTGATACTGGGGGCAGGAGAGCCGGAGAAAGGAGGTCCTGCGGGGCCGCTGGCAGACGCTTCGATCTGAGCAGCGCTGGCCTCGTGCAGGCCGCCCAGGCGGCGCATACCCGGGAGAGAGTGAGAACGCTCCATCTCTCCCGGGAGGGCTGTACCTCCTTTCTCTTCCCTTCTCCAGGGTTGCCCATGAGGGAGCTGAAAGCTTCCTGTGAAGGGAGGGTCTGCAATTGATACAGCGGCAGCGCTCGCTGATCCGCTCCAGGTCGCTGGCCACGCTCGGTTTTCTCAGCCCGGGCCTGGGCTTACTGATCGTCTTTGTCGCAGTGCCGATTCTCTTAACGGCCTGGATCAGCTTGCATCAAGGCTCGATGGCCATTCCTTACTCGCGCATGCGCTGGGTCGGCTTCAGTAACTACGCGACCATCTTTGAACAGCCAATTTTTCGCACGGCTCTGCTCAATGTCTTTCTCTATTCGCTGGCCAATCTCGTGATCATTCTGCCGCTCTCTATTCTGCTCGGCCTTTTTCTGTACCAGGCCCAGGTTTACGGGCGCAATGTCTTGCGCACGGTCCTCTTCCTGCCCTATATGATACCGACGGTGGCGGTAGCCATTGTTTGGGGCTATCTCTATGAGCCTCAGTATGGCCCCCTCAATGAGATCCTGAGCTGGCTGCATTTGCCTGCGCAGGGCTGGCTAGGCTCCGTCTATGAAGCCATGCTCTCGCTGGTCATTTTGAATGTCTGGCAGACGCTGGGCTACTATGTGGTCATGGTGGTGGCGGGCCTGACAGAGATTCCCCAGGAGTATTACGAGGCCGCTGCTCTTGATGGGGCCGGCTGGTGGCGCCGTCACTGGTCTATTACCCTTCCCCTGCTACGGCGCACGCTGGCCTTTGTCTTTGTGATTCTGACCATCAATACGCTGCAGGTCTTCGATCCTGTCTATGTGCTGACGCAAGGCTCGCCGGTCAATTCAACCGATGTCGCTGCCTATGAGATGTACATCACAGCCTTTAACTATGGGCAGGCGGGACTGGCGAGCGCGATGGCGATGGTCATGCTGGCCATTGTGCTGGTGCTCTCCCTGCTCCAGCTGCGTCTCTTCCGCTCCCTGTGATGACCAGCAAGGAAGGGATGGGGAGCAAGCCGCGCGAGGGCGGGAGCAATCTGACGCGCAGGTCCCCTCCAGGGGCTTGAATGAATCCAGACGACGAAGGAGAGCAAAGATGTCGGTCTATGTCAAGAGCTATCGGCGCCACAGTCGGGGACGGCGCTGGCTCTCGCTGGCGCTGCAGTATCTCTGTGTGGCGCTCATCCTGGCGGTGATGCTGTTCCCCTTCTTCTGGTTGCTTGCTTCCAGTTTGAAGTCACCAGAGGACCTGGAGGCGCTGCCGCCGGTCTGGTGGCCTGCGCACCCGGCTTTTTCTTCGTATCGGACCGTCTTCGAGGTCACGCCTTTTGCGCGCGCTATTCTTAATTCGCTGATCGTGACTGTCTGCTCAACGACGGGCATTCTGCTCACCAGTATCATGGCCGGCTATGTCTTTGCCAAACATCAGTTTCGAGGGAAAAATACGCTCTTCGTCGGCGTTCTGGCAACCATGATGGTTCCTCAATTTGTCATGTTGATCCCCCTCTATCGCATGATGGCGGCCCTGCATCTCGATAATACCTATCCGGGCCTGATTCTGCCCAATCTGGCCAACGGCTTCGGCATCTTCTTGATGCGTCAGTTTATTGCCGGGATTCCCGATGAGCTGCTGGAGGCCGCCCGTCTGGATGGAGCCTCGGAGTGGACGCTTCTCTGGCGCGTAGTGGTGCCTTTGCTGCGTCCGGCGGCGGCGGCGCTGGTCTTATTCGCCTTCGTCTTCCAGTGGA
This is a stretch of genomic DNA from Thermogemmatispora onikobensis. It encodes these proteins:
- a CDS encoding carbohydrate ABC transporter permease: MSVYVKSYRRHSRGRRWLSLALQYLCVALILAVMLFPFFWLLASSLKSPEDLEALPPVWWPAHPAFSSYRTVFEVTPFARAILNSLIVTVCSTTGILLTSIMAGYVFAKHQFRGKNTLFVGVLATMMVPQFVMLIPLYRMMAALHLDNTYPGLILPNLANGFGIFLMRQFIAGIPDELLEAARLDGASEWTLLWRVVVPLLRPAAAALVLFAFVFQWNNFLWPLSMVYSPEMSTVVLSLNGLRTYTSSVTFTNIVMAGTAIGILPSVLLTLWAQRYFIEGISLTGIKG